The Apium graveolens cultivar Ventura chromosome 6, ASM990537v1, whole genome shotgun sequence genome contains a region encoding:
- the LOC141666642 gene encoding kirola-like, whose product MSSSESGKLVSSIEVKSCADVFHEIFRHRPHAISEMSPTKIKACDLHEGDWGTVGSVIFWNYSHDGKEKVAKEIIEAIDEEKKSVKFKVIEGDLMELYKTFSLTCHVDTDGENNLVTWTLEYEKLNDSVEDPHTLMEFCLHVTKDIETHHS is encoded by the exons ATGAGTAGTAGTGAAAGTGGGAAGCTGGTGAGCTCAATAGAGGTAAAGTCATGTGCAGATGTATTTCATGAGATCTTTCGACACAGACCTCATGCCATCTCAGAGATGAGTCCTACTAAAATCAAGGCCTGCGATTTGCATGAAGGTGACTGGGGTACTGTTGGTTCTGTCATCTTCTGGAACTATTCCCATG ATGGGAAGGAGAAGGTTGCTAAAGAAATAATAGAAGCCATTGATGAAGAAAAGAAATCTGTCAAGTTCAAGGTTATAGAAGGAGATCTGATGGAGCTGTACAAGACCTTTTCGCTTACCTGCCACGTGGACACTGACGGGGAAAATAATCTGGTGACGTGGACATTGGAATACGAGAAGCTGAATGACAGCGTGGAGGATCCGCATACCTTGATGGAGTTCTGTCTCCATGTCACCAAAGATATCGAGACTCACCACtcttaa
- the LOC141666641 gene encoding protein C2-DOMAIN ABA-RELATED 7-like, with product MEDMMGLLRIRVRRGMNLISRDSSGSDPFVVVTMAHQKLKTRVVKNHCNPEWNEELTLSIKDITTPIKLTVYDKDTFTVDDALGEAEIDIKPFVECIRAGTENLPDGTTICSVHPNEENCLDDESVVMWNKGKITQDMFLRLKNVKSGKVEIQIEWIDVPGGKGLR from the exons ATGGAGGATATGATGGGGCTTCTTCGGATACGGGTGCGCAGAGGAATGAACCTTATATCTCGTGATTCATCTGGTAGTGATCCTTTTGTTGTCGTTACCATGGCTCATCAG AAACTGAAGACTCGTGTAGTCAAGAACCACTGCAATCCTGAGTGGAATGAAGAATTGACTCTCTCAATTAAGGATATAACAACTCCTATTAAACTA ACAGTCTATGACAAAGACACATTCACTGTGGATGACGCACTGGGGGAAGCGGAAATCGATATAAAACCGTTTGTAGAGTGCATAAGGGCGGGGACTGAAAACCTTCCAGATGGTACTACAATTTGCAGTGTTCATCCCAACGAAGAAAATTGTCTGGATGATGAAAGTGTTGTCATGTGGAACAAGGGAAAAATCACTCAAGATATGTTCCTTCGACTAAAAAATGTTAAGAGCGGCAAAGTGGAGATCCAGATTGAGTGGATTGATGTTCCAGGTGGCAAGGGTCTAAGGTAG